The genomic window CGAAAATAAGTGGAAATCGAgacgataaatataataatataaaaataataagcgttaaaataaattattaatacgtTTTTCACATCacttaagtgtaaattatacattttaaaaagttcCCCTACAAGATATTTTCAGTACCGTCTTCTTTTCCGTTAAGAAATTTCGTTTTCTTAAAGACGGCTCtgatttcactaaaaaaaattcatgcatttaaaaaaaataattgtttttatcaattcttagacctttcaaaatttatataaaggtAATCTCAGATgctattcttttaaaaaaaattaaaaaagaaacatcattttaaaaactatctaatttttaataaaattcacgcgtttcaaaaaacttttaatattgtttaaaaaaaaacttctcttGTTTTTATCCGTACGGGTAAAAACATGAACATCTGTGGGtacctttataatttaaagattaGTCGatgtaatagggaatattcatgtattttttttatatttttaattcattgtttacaccgttataacaaaataaaaaatataaatactgcttaaaaatgttgtaattaAGTATCAAAAagtagtatttaaaatatatcataattttgagatatttaaatgcagttttttggcgctctctgttgatgacgtataagtacgtgatatGTCAATTGGTGATATTTCAAtgtattttgttcaaatatttttctttcgtaactttaatgactggatatttcaactaaaccattattttagtaattaatatctttttaattacttaaaattaattaataaaagtacaaatacagtgagggcatttaaaaatttataaaacggaaattcaaatttgtatacggacgtgacatcatcgtacgggcttgtcaaatttgttgacatactgtatgatattaattatttacattttatatggtatttcattaaattatattattctacggctttttattagaaaacttaataataacgagtgtaaattctgtgttgtaaattcatttttttaaagtataaattgtacattgaactgtcaccaattgacagatcacgtacttatacgtcatcaacagagagcaccaaaaaactgcgtttaaatatctcaaaactataatgtattttaaatatttgtttacacttaaatacagtatttttaaacagtatttatattttgtactttgttataacggtgtaaacaatgaattaaaaatattaaaaaaaaatacatgaatattccctattgatgATTTTGATACCACTCTCTCAAATTTCCAATTGTTCTGAAGTCTCGTGTCAAATACTACGCCCGACCCTAGATaatcttgtaaaaaaaagtcagTGATGTAAAAACAAGTtataattattgcatttttaccttaaaatttaattaaagcgACATTCTTTTCTTCACATTTTCAGTTAACTTCTTTCTCACaatcaattcttaaaaattatacactgattcaattttttttgtttagttttttttaggttagtttcaataaattagttttaaaaaaaaactctaggAGGGCATATGTGCAGGTGGTTGTTGAACAGatataatattatctaaattaTGAATTCGTGATGGAATTACGGTTGGAACTGTGGATGAAACTGTTTGAGCAACACTACTACTACTAGTTACACTAAAACCATTTAAATTTGGGAATACATCTGGCATGTGTGCCAACGATTCAACTAATGCATGTTCATCTAACAGCGAATCTAAAATGCCTTGAGTTTGTGACATTTTCTCTAATGATTTCACATCTTGATTAACAGCTTCGAGAGCACGTTCTAATTCTTCGGTTTCTTCACGTGTCGGTTCATATACACCATTTCGAtcaactataattttaaatattttatcagtaatttttaagctcaaatcaaaaagaaacaaaatgaaCCTCCAGAAACTTACTGGCAAATAAATCATTGAAAGCGTCCGGTggtatttgattaaaaacattcGTCAAATCAGTTTCTTCTAATAATCTAGATGCTTGATTTACAAGTGCTTCCGCTGGTCCAGCTAATTCTAAAGGTAATTCCTCACCAACTCCCAATACTTGAGCTACCATATCATCATCTGGCTCGTCACCGCCtggattttaaatgttttatttttaaaattatatcaaattaaaaaaatcaataaataaaagaaaagcaTACCAAAATGATTTGGTGTAGATAATTCCGTAGATTCGGCAAGAGGATTTGAAAGTCCTAAATCGTCTGAACTATCGCATGCCGATGATGTTTCAGCCACATTAATATCTGCTAAACATTccgaaaaaaaacataataatttttaaatttttataaaagcctGTCGGGGAAAATAATTATGGGGAAATAACTTGGAGAGGGAATAATTTGAGGACTGCAGTCTTAAAACATTCATTAATGCGACTATAATAactaaatagaataaaaatttaccagTAGATGATTTGGTTTCTGAGTGCAGTTGAACATGTTGTTTATCATGATGCTGATGCTGATGCAGATGATTATTGGACGTAGTTTTCGATACATGATGATGCTGTGATGATAATGAAGATGAAGAAGAATGTTGTGATGACGATGGTCGTTTACGTTTCTTACTTCGTTTTTGTGGACGTATCATCGCTGATGGTTTCACTTTTTTACGTGGTTTCTTTGGTTTAACAACTTgacacattttattataattatcacgTTTTCTTGCATGCTCGATACACAAAGGTAGTTCATGATTTAAATCAAACACTGGTATACAACATTGTGTGTTGTCAGCAAACTTTGCTGTACaataatcatataataattGATCCGAATTATACATTATATGACGTCCACAATGTCTTGTACATGGTAGTGCTTGTGCTTTACAAGGGCCACCATCACCATCGTAAGAACACTGTCGTGGTGGTAATAAACCTGAGCTACTCGATctgttttcaatttgaaaaagaaaaaaaaaacaccataaccaaaaattatacttttattaattatacaatagaatctcgataactcaaaactcGATGGCGTAAAAATCTCTAAGAATCTTTTCAAATGGATCAAATGGATTACAAGATtaatcctacggacccaagaaccaTTTGACATTGTTGCTCGTTTAAGAACTCGACCACGCTTTTTACGTCATAAGCACGTCAAAGAGAGTGAAAGTTTCCTTGACTTCCAACgacattaaatgtaataatattagtaGCAAAGCTAAGAATAACAGTTattggtaaatatttatttaaaaaaaaaatccacacTCACCGATGTTGTAAACGATCTCTAAACCTAGAatgttgttgtaaaataatattagctATTTGTGAACATTGCGTTCCTTGCATTGCTCCAATTAATTTAATCGTTCGATGACAattcatattatcattaatCCTCTCCAATTTCTGTTTATATAATGCACGTGCCATCCGTTCACGATTCCTTTGTATATGCATCTCACGATCCACTCCAACCAGTGTACTCCAATGATTTATATTACCCAATGTCATAACACCTTCATCCATATCCGAATCATCGGTATCCGATAAACTAAATGCATCACACACATTACCATACTGATATGGAGCATGCCAAACACGTTTTCGCGTTCGTATCCTAAATATGGAGAAAATTTATTAGTACCACCAtcagttttaaagaaaaattattgtaatgcacaagaaaacaaaaatttaagcgACGAAAAACAGATTTTTGGCGTTAACTTCAACTAAAATGtttaactaaactaaactaaactaaaaacgGTTAAATCGATATTCGAAGgccaaatttttaacgagtagttttcgagctacgggcgatcaaagctttctgtgaaactgCGATTAAAGCTCCACATACGTTATAGTTATATAGCTCGTAGTTCAAAAActatctgttaaaaaaatttgtggccGTAAAaccttttgatcagaacgatccgaaaAACATTTTGGGGATGGTTTGAAACAAACCACGCACATTGCCGCATGGTTTGCTTGTTTACGTAcaaaatctaatgttttctcACAATAATagaataacaatataaaaagtgggataatttgaccaaatccaattaaataattttatacttttttttttttttttaaattacttccaTTAGTATCTGCCATGTTGCTGTCaaacatttagtttttttttttataaaaatattgatttagttTATTGATGTTTACCTTTGTAATGTTTCATGAtgtgttgtttttaaattgacacGTCGtgttttagttaaattattacCCGTATCCGTAAATAATTTACGATACACTGTACTATTATTATCACTTATATCTATAATACTGGGCTTAACATCAACAGAAGaagattcaatttttgtaatattatttggtACAGgacttatttcttttttatgtttaacatTCACTTTATGTCGTGCAATTTGCGCTTGCAATTTGTTCATTGTTTTTGAACAGACACCACCACcaccatcattattattatttgtttgtttttcactttttattaaattaggatTTAATAAAGCTAACGTGGTCGTGGTCGTATTGGTAttggtattattaatattaatattatgtacattatttttattattaggtgAAGAGGATTGTGGTGGttctgttttaattaattgtttttttaataatgttgcactatttaataaatttacttccGAGTCATGAAATGCATATGGATCATCGTATgatacttctttttttattagaaacgaACATGAATTCgatgtgattttattattatcaacataTTTTAATGTTGAATGTGTTGTTGTTGTATCCTTATTGATTAATGATGGTATAGATGTGGTCGGTGATCGTTGAACACGCGGTACTGTTGTTGTTTTTGATGCAGTATTAACAACTCCATTgcatctgaaaatattttttttaattaaaaagaaattgtaaagttaatcaatttttagaaatctctatctctatattataaatgagaagtaacaatgtttgtttgtttgtgtgtttgttatgctttcacgctaaaactaccgaatggatttgaaagAAAGACTACAATAAtttagctcatacatcagaatattacatgagctataatttataaaactatatttaaaaaaaattaaatttaatctgacattttactgcgcCTTCTAttagcatcattttgaaccataaactcaatgaattatgactatttgacatttaaaaaaattgaaaactgtatatatattttacatgtgtAAAACAAACCCTACTATTATATCGAGTGTTATGAAAGGGAGATAGTGATAAATGAAAGTGGTAAAGGCTACAACGAAATGGGCAttaccaatctttacttttaagtctagagaagcgggcgggtatcaagctatcAGGGTcgtaacgagggtacatagcgcCGATGGCAAATATAAAGGTTGTGACTTATATATATTGGGATCGGCTCTAACGATGTTGATGAAATATTCTATACTGgtagtatttaacataagagtaaaggcAAAATTGGGAATAGCAGACATAATCGTGCCGTTTTATCTTAAAGAGtctgtacatttaattgataaactcttttaatttattcaaatgattatcaaaataagtattgatTTCTCTCAACGTTTCCGAGCAAAACAAGGAACTTATTACTCTCCTAAATGATGCTGGGGTATTTTACATAAGAAACTgattacaattttgataaaccaagtatgtaatccacctaaatttgggtcatacttttcaaatatgtgatcaaaattaacctaactctaatgggtttcaagaatgtggagtcctagtcccggaattaagcacatgcgtgatagctagcgaaaaacagaTACCGTagatgaaaaaaatgacccaaaattagtgggttttaaaaaaaattccaataaaatcggatcaaatttgcttgtgttatcaaaaaaatcgaattttttaactttatgacgtcatcaagttcaaaaaaatttaattttgctctatcacatccaaattttatccaactttgataaaccaagtatgtaatcctactaaatttgggccatacttttcaaatttgtgatcaaaattaacttagctctaattggtttcaagaatttggagtcctggtcccggaattaagcgcATAAGTGTGAGCTAGAGAAAAAATGGCATcgcaactgaaaagaatgacccaaaattagtgggtttcaaaaaaaattccaataaaatcggatcaaatatgcctgtgttatcaaaaaaaatttaattttttaactttatgacgtcatcagaatccaaaatatttaattttgctctatcacatccaaattttatcaaattttgataaaccaagtatgtaatcctactaaatttggaccatacttttcaaatttgtgattaaaattaaccgAGCTCTAATAGGTtgcaagaatgtggagtcctagtCCCAGAATTAAGCATATGAGTGTGAGCTAGCAAAAAAAACAGACAT from Chrysoperla carnea chromosome 2, inChrCarn1.1, whole genome shotgun sequence includes these protein-coding regions:
- the LOC123292497 gene encoding INO80 complex subunit D-B isoform X2 is translated as MFNLTAPTNIRCNGVVNTASKTTTVPRVQRSPTTSIPSLINKDTTTTHSTLKYVDNNKITSNSCSFLIKKEVSYDDPYAFHDSEVNLLNSATLLKKQLIKTEPPQSSSPNNKNNVHNININNTNTNTTTTTLALLNPNLIKSEKQTNNNNDGGGGVCSKTMNKLQAQIARHKVNVKHKKEISPVPNNITKIESSSVDVKPSIIDISDNNSTVYRKLFTDTGNNLTKTRRVNLKTTHHETLQRIRTRKRVWHAPYQYGNVCDAFSLSDTDDSDMDEGVMTLGNINHWSTLVGVDREMHIQRNRERMARALYKQKLERINDNMNCHRTIKLIGAMQGTQCSQIANIILQQHSRFRDRLQHRSSSSGLLPPRQCSYDGDGGPCKAQALPCTRHCGRHIMYNSDQLLYDYCTAKFADNTQCCIPVFDLNHELPLCIEHARKRDNYNKMCQVVKPKKPRKKVKPSAMIRPQKRSKKRKRPSSSQHSSSSSLSSQHHHVSKTTSNNHLHQHQHHDKQHVQLHSETKSSTDINVAETSSACDSSDDLGLSNPLAESTELSTPNHFGGDEPDDDMVAQVLGVGEELPLELAGPAEALVNQASRLLEETDLTNVFNQIPPDAFNDLFAIDRNGVYEPTREETEELERALEAVNQDVKSLEKMSQTQGILDSLLDEHALVESLAHMPDVFPNLNGFSVTSSSSVAQTVSSTVPTVIPSRIHNLDNIISVQQPPAHMPS
- the LOC123292497 gene encoding INO80 complex subunit D-B isoform X1; amino-acid sequence: MFNLTAPTNIRCNGVVNTASKTTTVPRVQRSPTTSIPSLINKDTTTTHSTLKYVDNNKITSNSCSFLIKKEVSYDDPYAFHDSEVNLLNSATLLKKQLIKTEPPQSSSPNNKNNVHNININNTNTNTTTTTLALLNPNLIKSEKQTNNNNDGGGGVCSKTMNKLQAQIARHKVNVKHKKEISPVPNNITKIESSSVDVKPSIIDISDNNSTVYRKLFTDTGNNLTKTRRVNLKTTHHETLQRIRTRKRVWHAPYQYGNVCDAFSLSDTDDSDMDEGVMTLGNINHWSTLVGVDREMHIQRNRERMARALYKQKLERINDNMNCHRTIKLIGAMQGTQCSQIANIILQQHSRFRDRLQHRSSSSGLLPPRQCSYDGDGGPCKAQALPCTRHCGRHIMYNSDQLLYDYCTAKFADNTQCCIPVFDLNHELPLCIEHARKRDNYNKMCQVVKPKKPRKKVKPSAMIRPQKRSKKRKRPSSSQHSSSSSLSSQHHHVSKTTSNNHLHQHQHHDKQHVQLHSETKSSTADINVAETSSACDSSDDLGLSNPLAESTELSTPNHFGGDEPDDDMVAQVLGVGEELPLELAGPAEALVNQASRLLEETDLTNVFNQIPPDAFNDLFAIDRNGVYEPTREETEELERALEAVNQDVKSLEKMSQTQGILDSLLDEHALVESLAHMPDVFPNLNGFSVTSSSSVAQTVSSTVPTVIPSRIHNLDNIISVQQPPAHMPS